Genomic segment of Agrobacterium larrymoorei:
CACGATGCAGTCTCTGGCGATACCTTCGGAACCTGCAATCTCCAGAGAGCGGTTCAGAAAAGCATATTGGTCGGCAATCACATCCGCCAGTTTCTCCCGCTCGCGACCCGTGTGCATGATGCAGATGCCCGCACCACTGCGGGCCACGGTGCCCGCCATATCGTAATCTTTCTGAAGACCGAAGACATCATTGACGATGTGCGCGCCTGCCTCGATTGCCAGCTTCGCGGTGGATGCCCGATAGGTATCGATTGAAATCAGCGCATCGGTTTCCTTCGACAGCCGTTCGATGACAGGAAGCACACGATCCTGCTCTTCGGCATCCGTTACGCTGGCGGCACCCGGTCTTGTCGATTCGCCACCGATATCGATGATGTGAGCGCCATCGCGAACACAGTTCAGCGCATGGACAACGGCCTGATCTACGCCCAGAAACCTGCCGCCATCGGAAAAGGAATCCGGCGTCGCATTTACGATGGCCATAATAAGGCCATCCCCATCAAGTTTCAGGGAGCGCCCATGGGCCGCTTGCCACACATTGGTACTGGCTGTTATCAAGTAACACACGCCTTTCCGAAATTACGGAGTGCCTTGCCATTATTATCGTTCCCACTCCGAATGCATTATCAGCAACGAAATCAAGACCGAAAAACGGTTTCCGCAACAGTGCGGAGCTTTCGCGCTCTATGCCGCAATCATCCGGCAAGTTCAACCGGAAGGCCGGGAAATGAGCCAGCTATCCCCTTTGCGTAGAGCGTTCATCGCTGGTGTTTTATTGCTTTCCGCACCGCATTTCGCGGCGGCGGAAGCGATCAGTAACAAGACCTTCGCCTACTTCACCATTGGCGGCAAGACGGCGGAAGATCTGGACCGGGAGCTTTCCCAGCACGGCCCTATCACCAAATCCACCGGATCGCGGCATCCGGGCGCAACCGAAATCAAATTCGGCGGTGAACTTACCTATGTGGAACAGGGCGGCAAGTGTGGTGTCGGCACGGTGAAAGTAACGCTGAACACCAAAATCCTGCTTCCGCGCTGGTCCAACCGTCGGCGCACCAATGCCGATCTCGCCCTGATCTGGGACACGTTGTCGGCAGACATCAAGCGGCACGAAGAACGCCACGCCGAAATTGCCCGCACCTACGCCCGCACACTGGACAGGCGCCTTCGCGCCTTACGTCCGCAGGCAAACTGCGAGAAAATGCAGAAAATGGTGGCGGAGGTCACGCAGGACGTGATGGATGCACATGACAAAGACCAGATGCGGTTCGACGTGGTGGAATCCAAAAACTTCGACGCCAGAATGACGCGGCTGCTGAAAAATCGCATTCAACAACGCAAGTCCGCAGACTAAGAGCGCAATCACCCTGCCCTAAACATCCAGAGCTTGCGCGAGGCTTGCGCCTTTGCCGGATAATGATCGTTGACTTCTTGTCGTGGCCTCCGGCGAGAGACTCACGTATTAGTTACCGTGAATAGTGATCACCAGTTAGTCGATGAGTTTGAGTTTTCTCGCACGGGTTCTCCCGGTGCGTCTCAAGCCGCAGGTGCCTTCCTCCCCCGCCTGCTGGTGACGTGCCCAACTGGAGCGGCAGGTGGATAATTACCCACTGCCGCTCAATCTTTTTCTGCAGTCAGCTTTAACTCAGCCTTGGCGTTCCGGCACATGCACGACGAGACCGTCGAGCGCATCCGTCATTTTGATCTGACAGGAAAGACGCGATGTGGGGCGCACATCGAAGGCGAAATCCAGCATGTCCTCTTCCATCGGTTCGGGCGGGCCGACGCGTTCTGTCCACTGGTCATCGACATAGACATGACAGGTGGCACAGGCACAGGCGCCGCCGCATTCGGCATCGATGCCGGGAATGGAATTGCGCACGGCATTCTCCATTACGGTGGAGCCGTTGCTCACGTCGAGTTCGTGTTGCGTGCCGTCGAAAGCAACGATGGTCAGTTTGGTCATTTCGGAAGATCCAGGAACGTGTTTGAGAATTTTTCTAAACAAATAGAAAGGCCGGTTCCGATTGGCAACCCTTCACTGCGGGTGCAATCAAAACCGGCCTGACAGGAATACAGTCAATTCGCCTCTCGGAAGCGAAAGAATTGGCTTAACGGCAGAGCTTCAGAATGAAATTCTCGGCTTCCACAATGGAGGCAGCCACCTTGGCCAGAGCTGCGCTGTCGCGGCTTCCGTTTTCGACCGCTTCTGCGGCAGCCGAAACATTGAAGGCGCCGACGGCGTCCGCGGAGCCTTTCAGGCGGTGGGAAATGGCCTTCATTCCAGCGTCGTCGGCGGCGGAAAGTTCATGCAGCAGCGTGCGTGCATTGCGCGAGAAAAGCTGTAGAACTTCGATCTCCAGCTCCTTGTCACCCATGGTCTGGCGCGCAAGATGTGTAAAGTCTATCGGCTTGCGGCCTGCTGGTGCGGCGCTGCCGTGGTTGTCTGGCGCTTCAAACGCAATACTGAGCGCGGCCATCATGGTTATCCTCTACGTTTTGTTTTGTGTCATATGTGTTTCACTTCTACGCAGGCTATTGCTGCATTCGGCTGAAAATGCGGCGGGGAAAACGCGAAAATCTTTCGCTATGGTTAATTTATGTTAAACTTCTAGGAAACAAGGGTTTCCGCCCGCAACCGGGGTTTAAAAACTGTTAACAAACCGCCACTTGGAGCACTGCCGAAAGTGGCGTTAATTGTTTAAAAGTCTCAGATGTGTCACTACGGTACTTCCGTGTCGCATAGACTGAAGTACGGTTTTGCGATTTCGGCAAGCAGATGTATTTTTGCCTGAAAGCTGGGCGACCGCTCTCAGGATTTAGTAAGAAACGGGGCACTATATACCGAAAGGTATCGTGCCTTGTAGGCATGGTGGCGGATATCCGGTTGCAGGCGGCGGGCGGATGAACGGCATGAGGCCGGGCGTATATGTAACGAGGCGTAACCGCATGGCGAACAACAAGATTAGCGACTCGATCGACGAGACTGCGTTTCAGGCACTTGAAGATGCCTTGCAGCTCGGCGCGTACGAAAATCAGCCGGAGCCTCGCAAAAGGTCCACTCCCAAGCCCTCGGAGGCAAGAGTGCCAGAAAAGAACAGACCGCGTCAGAGCGAACAGCAGCCACAGCCTCAATCTCAGCCTGCGGCGCAGCAGCCCCCCCGTGCCACGGCCGATCAGCAATCCAGAGCCGCAGCGCTGGAAGCCGCCAATGACGGCAACAAGCGCAGCCCGGCCATGATCTTGCGTTCGCTGGAAGCTGGCTCGATGACGGGCGCGCTTCGCAATGCCTCCATCGTTTCGGTTCTCTGGGCCGTTGCCGGTGCGGGCCTCGCACACGTTATCTATGGTAGCCAGATCTGGAACGTCGGTTCGCTGGCAGAACTCTTCGCCATTCCCGGCCTGATGGCCATCATGATCGGCGTCATCGTCCCGATCATGCTCTTCTTTGCCTTCGCAATCATGATGGCGCGCGCCAAGGACCTGCGCAACGCTGCCCGCTCCATGGCCGAAGTCGCGCTGCGTCTTGCAGAGCCGGAAACGATTGCTTCCGAACGCATCATGTCCGTTGGACAGGCGGTTCGTCGCGAAGTGTCTGCAATGAATGACGGCATCGAGCGCACCATTGCGCGTGCCACCGAGCTGGAAACGCTCGTGCATTCCGAAGTGAATGCGCTGGAGCGCAGCTATGCGGACAACGAACTTCGCGTCCGCAGCCTCGTGCAGGAACTGAGTGCGGAGCGCGATGCGATCGTCAGCCATGCGGAGCGCATTCGTTCTTCCATCTTCGGCGCGCAGGAGCAGCTCAAGGAAGAGCTTTCCATCGTCGGCGAAGAAATCTCCATGCGTCTGGCGACCAGCGGCGAAGCTTTCGCTTCGATGATCGACACGCGCTCTGCCGCTCTGCTCGAAAAGTCCCGTGCTTCGACCGAAGCCATGGGCACGCTGATTGCGGCCAAGACCGAAAATCTCTTGAGCGCCCTCAATAGTTCAGGTGCTGCGCTTAATAACGAATTCGATATTCGCCTGCATGATCTGAGCAACACATTCGGCGAGCGCGGTCGTCTGCTTCTTGAACAGTTCGCAGTTCACGCCGATACGCTGAGCAGCGGCGCTGAAAACCTCAATAAGTCGATGGACGAGCGCACGCGTCTTCTCAACGACACGCTGTCCAAGCGTACCCTTGAGCTTTCGCAGAATATCGACCGCGGTCAGGAAGTCATCGGCGGCTCGCTGGATACGGTTCTCGACCAGCTGTCCGCCACGCTGGAAGAAAAAGGTCTTTCCTTCCGCCAGAGCCTGCAGAGCACGGCAGATGACGCGATCATGGATCTCGATCTGCGCTCCGGCCTGTTCGAAGAGAAGCTCCAGGCAACCGTCGGCGTCGTCAACACGGCGTTCGATGAGCGAGTGGCGGAATTTGCCAGCGCCTTCGATCAGCGCGCCGGTTCGCTCGACAGCAAGCTCATGGAAAGCCTTGCCCGCATCAACGAGACCGTTGCAGGCGGCACGGATTCCCTGAACGGCATTCTGAATTCCAACATCGACCGCCTCAGCACCGCCCTCACCGACCAGTCCTTCGCGCTTGCGACGGCACTCGGTACCGGTCAGGAAATGCTGGAAAGCTCGCTCGAAACACGCACACGCGAACTGACCGACGCGCTGGGTGCCCGCACGAACGAAATCACCAGCGCTATCAGCAATACGCATGAGAAGATCGATGCTGTTATGACTGAACGTAGCGCTGCCCTGTTCGGCGCGCTTTCCGACAGCCAGGAACGTTTCGATACAGCACTTGCAAGCCGCTCCGAGGCCATTGCAGGCTCCGTTTCCGGCACGGCTGAGCGTCTGGCGGAACTGCTGGACGAGCGCGCCGCAGCGATCAACAGCGTCGTTGCCGATGTAGAACGTCGTCTGGCCGAAACACTCGAAACCCGCGCAGCCGCGATTACCGGTGCCGTTGCTGGTGTGGAAGACCGGATTGCAGACACGCTGGACAGCCGTACCGCTGCTCTCAGCAATGTCGTGTCCGGCGTTGAAGACCGGATTGCCGATACGCTGGAAAGCCGCACTGCGGCTCTCGCAGGCGTCGTCTCCGGTGTCGAAGAGCGCATCGCGGATACGCTCGACAGCCGCACCATGGCTATCGACATGGCATTCTCGACAGCCGAAGAGCGCCTTTCCGAAACGCTGGACAGCCGCACAAGCGCGTTGACCGGCGCCGTTTCAGGTATCGAAGAACGCATCGCAGATACTCTCGACAGCCGCACCATGGCCATCGACATGGCATTCTCCGGCGCAGAAGAGCGCATTGCAGAAACGTTGGACAGCCGCACAGCCGCACTCAACAGCGTCGTTTCCGGCGTCGAAGAACGCATCGCGGACACACTCGACAGTCGCACTATGGCCATCGATATGGCGTTCTCCGGTGCGGAAGAACGTATTGCAGAAACGCTGGATAGCCGCACCGCCGCACTCAACAGTGTCGTTTCCGGCGTTGAAGAACGCATCGCAGACACGCTCGATAGCCGCACCATGGCCATCGATATGGCCTTCTCCGGCGCGGAAGAGCGTATTGCCGAAACCCTGGATACCCGCACCGCTGCGCTGGGCACGGTTGTTTCAGGCGTCGAAGACCGCATCGCCGAGACGCTGGAGAGCCGCACGGCTGCTCTGTCGAACGTCGTATCCGGCGTGGAAGAACGGATCGCCGACACGCTCGATAGCCGCACCATGGCCATCGATATGGCGTTTTCGTCTGCTGAAGAGCGTCTGTCCGAGACGCTGGAAAGCCGCACGTCTGCTCTTACCAGCGCCGTTTCCGGCGTGGAAGAACGTATTGCGGACACACTCGACAGCCGCGCAATGGCCATTGATATGGCGCTGTCCACCGCTGAAGAGCGGATCGCCGAGACGCTCGATACCCGTGCCTCCGCCATCACCAATGCGGTGTCCGGTGTAGAGAACCGCTTGGCCGAAACGCTCGATAGCCGCACCAGCGCTCTCAGCAGCGTGGTATCCGGCGTAGAAGAGCGGATCGCAGAAACCCTCGATGCCCGCACCGCTGCGCTCAGCACTGCCATTTCCGGCGTCGAAAGCCGCATTGCAGACACCATCGACAGCCGCGCGCACGCGCTGACCGATGCCGTCAACGGCGTAGAAGAACGCATTGCCGATGCGTTGGACAGCCGCACCATGGCGATCAACATTGCTTTCTCCAGTGCCGAAGAGCGTCTGGCGGAAACGCTGGACAGCCGCACGACCGCCCTCACCGGCGCAGTTTCGGGCGTCGAAGAACGCCTGGCCGATACGCTCGACAGCCGCACCATGGCCATCGACATGGCAATTTCCTCGGCGGAAGAGCGTCTTGTCGAAACACTGGATGGCCGCACGTCCACCATCGCGCAGACGGTTGCCGGTGCCGAAGAACGTCTGGCCTCCACCGCAAACACCATTCAGGAAGCTCTTTCCGTCGGCCACCTGCGTCTCGATACGATGCTTGGTGTACAGGCAGATGCCATCACCCGCACGGTAGAGCGCAACGGCGACCTTATCGAGCAGACGGTAACGACGGCCGCCAACCGCATCGAAACAGCAATCGAAGGTGGCGCAGGTCGCTTCTCGGAAACGATGGAAAGCGGCGTTTCGCGCATCGAAACCAATCTGGTCTCCTCGCATGAGACGCTGCGCAACACGCTGGATCAGCATCACGGCGCTTTCTCGGAAACTCTCGGCTCCGCGCAGGAGCGTCTGGGCGATCTTCTTTCCGAACAGGCAATGTCCATCGGCACGACAATCGCGTCCAGCGCCAGCATGCTGGAAATGTCGCTGGAAACCCAGCAGGAAGCGTTGCAGCGCGCCATCGACACCAGCGGTTCCACGCTCGAGGAACGTCTGCGAAGCAGCGCTGGCGAAATTGCCAACAAGATTGGCGATGCCGCTCGCGAAATCGGCGGCGCGGCAGACGCCCTCTCCTCCCGCGTCGAGCTTTCGGTCAGCGCCGTATCCACGCGTCTCGACGAGACCGGCGCACGTTTGGAAACCAATATCGACGCACTGCATGGCCGCATCCAGTCCGACCTCGGCAATGTCAACGCTTCCATCGATGATGCGACGCGCAAGATCGCCGATACGCTGGATGGCCGGACAGCCGATTTCGTTCGCTCCAGCGATGACGCGACCCAGAAGATCGCAGGCGTGTTCGACAGCGGCACGGCGCGCATCGATGAGCGTCTCGGCACCATGGACCGCGCCCTCAATATCGGCCTTGAAAACGTCAACCGCACGATCGAAGGCAAGGCCACCGGCCTCGCTCTCAGCCTGCGCGATGCCGTGGTCAACGCCACACAGAGCATGGACAGCGAAGCGCTTCGCTCTACCGAGCTTCTGGCCAAGACCGGTTCCGATTTTGCCGAGCAGGTCAAATCCCGCAACGAAGAGTTCACCCGCTCCATCGAGCAGCGTTCGGACGAGATCGTTGGTCGCATTTCCGATGCGCAGAACCGTCTCTCCGGCCAGGCTGCCGCCGTGGCGCAGACCTTCTCGGAAGCAGGAAACGCCATCGTCAACAAGGTGGCGGAGGCGGAAGCCGTCGTTCGCTCGCAGGTCGGCGTGATTTCGGAAACGCTGACGGGCGTCGAAAGCGCGCTCGATGCACGCGGCGAATCCATCCGCTCCACCCTCGACACCCGCACCCGCGAACTCAACTCGATGCTCGCAAGCCGCTCTGCGGAACTGTCCCGCCTCATCGAAGAGAAGGCCAAGCCAATCGTCAACGAATATGCGACGATCGGCCAGAATGCTGCGGAAAAGATCGTCACCGCCGCGCAGCAGAGCGCAAGCCTGCTGGCCGAAAGCAACAGCGGCATGGTGGAAATGGTGGAGCAGGCCATTGGCGATTACGCCAGAGCAGGCAGCGATGCCGCCAACAAGCTGGTTGCCGCAACACGCCAGAGCACCGACATGCTCTCGCAGACGCATGCCAACATTGCTGACGTCGTTACCGGCGCCACGGACAACCTCAACGTTGCCGTTGCCCGTGCCACGCAGGAATTCAAGCAGGCGGACGCATCCCTCAATACGGCTGCTACCACCTTCTCCGAATCCGCGTCGCGCGCTTCCGACATGGTTTCCAGCTCCAGCCGCCTGCTGGAAAACAAGATCGACCGTCTTGCGAATATTTCCGGCCAGACGCTGTCTCAGGTCGCTGGTATCGTCAGCCGCTTCGACGAGCATTCCACGGTCCTGTCTCAGGCATCCGAGCTTCTGAGCGCCGCCCAGAACACGCTGGTCGGCACTTTGGAAGAACGCCAGGAAGCGCTCCGTACCCTCTCCGTCGGTCTGCTGAAGCGTTCGGAAGAAATCGAAGGTTCGATGCGCGGCGTGATGAGCGTCGTGGAGCAGACGCTTGGCGAAGCGGAACAGCGTTCCGCAGCGGTCGCCGGCAATCTGCGCCAGAACCTCAACTCTTCCTTCGAAGATATCGGTCGCTCGCTGGATGAAACCGAGCAGCGCGCCAAGTCTGCCGCCCAGAATATGCGTGGCTCGCTGCTTTCCGCTGGTCAGGATGCGACACGCGCCATTGAAGGCACCATGGCGGATGCGCAGAAATACTCCGACGAGCTGGTCAATCGCCTGCGCGGCGGCGTCGCCTCCTCGCTCTCGGATGTCGATAACCTCATCGGCTCCGCGACGGATAAGTCGAACGCGGCAGCAGCCGTGATGCGTGAGACACTTCGCGATGCCGTGGAAGAGGCCGTTGCCCGCTTTGCCGGTGCCACGGACGAAATCCGCCGCTCCAGCCACGATATCCGCAAGGAACTGGATTCAACCCGCGCCGAACTGAAGCGTGGCGCCTTCGACCTGCCTGAAGAAGCCAAGGAAAGTGCCGCAGCCATGCGCCGCGCCGTTTCCGAACAGATCAAGGCCTTGCAGGACATCTCGCAGCTGGTCGGTCGCTCCACGCAGCAGCTGGAAATTTCCGAACCGGCAGCACGCGCCATCGCGGCCACCAAGCCTCCGGTTGCCCCGCAGCAGCCGCGTGTCGAGACGAGAGCACAGCCGGTGACAGCCGCTGTTCCGCCCGCCGTGGCTGCATCCGCGCCGCCCTCCGTCGCGGCTCCACGGCCTGCTGCCTCGCAGCAACCAACAGCTCCGGTCATTCGCAACAACCCGTCGTTTGAGAACCGTGCTGTTCCGCCGCAGGCCGGTTTGTCCGCGCCTGTCCAGCGCCGGGAAGAAGGCGGTGGCTGGATCAGCGATCTGCTGCGCGGTGCATCTGAAGCACCTGCACAGGCAGCCCCCGCTCCGCGTCAGGCAGCCGAACCGCAGACCCGCGCTGGCG
This window contains:
- the folP gene encoding dihydropteroate synthase; this encodes MAIVNATPDSFSDGGRFLGVDQAVVHALNCVRDGAHIIDIGGESTRPGAASVTDAEEQDRVLPVIERLSKETDALISIDTYRASTAKLAIEAGAHIVNDVFGLQKDYDMAGTVARSGAGICIMHTGREREKLADVIADQYAFLNRSLEIAGSEGIARDCIVLDPGFGFAKDVDENVALMSRFDELGGFGLPILAGTSRKRFIGSLTGHEAVEDRDVGTAATTAILRLAGAVVFRVHNVAMTRDALAIADAVLKQKKQGEERS
- a CDS encoding lipoprotein, which produces MANNKISDSIDETAFQALEDALQLGAYENQPEPRKRSTPKPSEARVPEKNRPRQSEQQPQPQSQPAAQQPPRATADQQSRAAALEAANDGNKRSPAMILRSLEAGSMTGALRNASIVSVLWAVAGAGLAHVIYGSQIWNVGSLAELFAIPGLMAIMIGVIVPIMLFFAFAIMMARAKDLRNAARSMAEVALRLAEPETIASERIMSVGQAVRREVSAMNDGIERTIARATELETLVHSEVNALERSYADNELRVRSLVQELSAERDAIVSHAERIRSSIFGAQEQLKEELSIVGEEISMRLATSGEAFASMIDTRSAALLEKSRASTEAMGTLIAAKTENLLSALNSSGAALNNEFDIRLHDLSNTFGERGRLLLEQFAVHADTLSSGAENLNKSMDERTRLLNDTLSKRTLELSQNIDRGQEVIGGSLDTVLDQLSATLEEKGLSFRQSLQSTADDAIMDLDLRSGLFEEKLQATVGVVNTAFDERVAEFASAFDQRAGSLDSKLMESLARINETVAGGTDSLNGILNSNIDRLSTALTDQSFALATALGTGQEMLESSLETRTRELTDALGARTNEITSAISNTHEKIDAVMTERSAALFGALSDSQERFDTALASRSEAIAGSVSGTAERLAELLDERAAAINSVVADVERRLAETLETRAAAITGAVAGVEDRIADTLDSRTAALSNVVSGVEDRIADTLESRTAALAGVVSGVEERIADTLDSRTMAIDMAFSTAEERLSETLDSRTSALTGAVSGIEERIADTLDSRTMAIDMAFSGAEERIAETLDSRTAALNSVVSGVEERIADTLDSRTMAIDMAFSGAEERIAETLDSRTAALNSVVSGVEERIADTLDSRTMAIDMAFSGAEERIAETLDTRTAALGTVVSGVEDRIAETLESRTAALSNVVSGVEERIADTLDSRTMAIDMAFSSAEERLSETLESRTSALTSAVSGVEERIADTLDSRAMAIDMALSTAEERIAETLDTRASAITNAVSGVENRLAETLDSRTSALSSVVSGVEERIAETLDARTAALSTAISGVESRIADTIDSRAHALTDAVNGVEERIADALDSRTMAINIAFSSAEERLAETLDSRTTALTGAVSGVEERLADTLDSRTMAIDMAISSAEERLVETLDGRTSTIAQTVAGAEERLASTANTIQEALSVGHLRLDTMLGVQADAITRTVERNGDLIEQTVTTAANRIETAIEGGAGRFSETMESGVSRIETNLVSSHETLRNTLDQHHGAFSETLGSAQERLGDLLSEQAMSIGTTIASSASMLEMSLETQQEALQRAIDTSGSTLEERLRSSAGEIANKIGDAAREIGGAADALSSRVELSVSAVSTRLDETGARLETNIDALHGRIQSDLGNVNASIDDATRKIADTLDGRTADFVRSSDDATQKIAGVFDSGTARIDERLGTMDRALNIGLENVNRTIEGKATGLALSLRDAVVNATQSMDSEALRSTELLAKTGSDFAEQVKSRNEEFTRSIEQRSDEIVGRISDAQNRLSGQAAAVAQTFSEAGNAIVNKVAEAEAVVRSQVGVISETLTGVESALDARGESIRSTLDTRTRELNSMLASRSAELSRLIEEKAKPIVNEYATIGQNAAEKIVTAAQQSASLLAESNSGMVEMVEQAIGDYARAGSDAANKLVAATRQSTDMLSQTHANIADVVTGATDNLNVAVARATQEFKQADASLNTAATTFSESASRASDMVSSSSRLLENKIDRLANISGQTLSQVAGIVSRFDEHSTVLSQASELLSAAQNTLVGTLEERQEALRTLSVGLLKRSEEIEGSMRGVMSVVEQTLGEAEQRSAAVAGNLRQNLNSSFEDIGRSLDETEQRAKSAAQNMRGSLLSAGQDATRAIEGTMADAQKYSDELVNRLRGGVASSLSDVDNLIGSATDKSNAAAAVMRETLRDAVEEAVARFAGATDEIRRSSHDIRKELDSTRAELKRGAFDLPEEAKESAAAMRRAVSEQIKALQDISQLVGRSTQQLEISEPAARAIAATKPPVAPQQPRVETRAQPVTAAVPPAVAASAPPSVAAPRPAASQQPTAPVIRNNPSFENRAVPPQAGLSAPVQRREEGGGWISDLLRGASEAPAQAAPAPRQAAEPQTRAGDTRNPRHMVESLNSLSVDIARAIDHDASVELWRRYQRGERDVFTRRLYTLKGQQTFDEIKRKYERESEFRTAVDRYIADFEKLLADVARTDRDRTVTQSYLTSDTGKVYTMLAHAAGRFS
- a CDS encoding Hpt domain-containing protein, which codes for MAALSIAFEAPDNHGSAAPAGRKPIDFTHLARQTMGDKELEIEVLQLFSRNARTLLHELSAADDAGMKAISHRLKGSADAVGAFNVSAAAEAVENGSRDSAALAKVAASIVEAENFILKLCR
- a CDS encoding DUF922 domain-containing Zn-dependent protease; the protein is MSQLSPLRRAFIAGVLLLSAPHFAAAEAISNKTFAYFTIGGKTAEDLDRELSQHGPITKSTGSRHPGATEIKFGGELTYVEQGGKCGVGTVKVTLNTKILLPRWSNRRRTNADLALIWDTLSADIKRHEERHAEIARTYARTLDRRLRALRPQANCEKMQKMVAEVTQDVMDAHDKDQMRFDVVESKNFDARMTRLLKNRIQQRKSAD
- a CDS encoding 2Fe-2S iron-sulfur cluster-binding protein encodes the protein MTKLTIVAFDGTQHELDVSNGSTVMENAVRNSIPGIDAECGGACACATCHVYVDDQWTERVGPPEPMEEDMLDFAFDVRPTSRLSCQIKMTDALDGLVVHVPERQG